One region of Campylobacter concisus genomic DNA includes:
- a CDS encoding alanine/glycine:cation symporter family protein translates to MVLDSFLNFLNGKMDIANDFLYGYFLVIILVATGIYFSYLTRFVQFRMFFEACRVLVEKKDKYNKHHLTPFQALMISTASRVGIGNIAGISAAIAAGGPGALFWMCLMAFLGSASAFIESTLAQIYKTKDVFGFKGGPAYYIKNGLGVKWLASLFAVILIITYAYGFNGLQSYTMTSAFEIYYDKAGSNVSFAQSGLPVGIGLILTAFAAVMFFSKSHIIGKVSSYIVPFMALAYISLALIAIVLNFKEIPDVVKMILENAFDFKAIFGGFAGSVIVIGIKRGLFSNEAGMGSAPNAAAAAHTSHPVKQGLVQAMAVFIDMTICIASGMIVLFSQAYLTKQTGSSGEVLTALPLVQAAMKEYFGEFGVHFTTLAVVLFAITSLIGNYYYAQANMKFLTKNHKLTLLFKITAVVMIFIGAQMNLKLAWNIADITMAAMATINIIAIFLLSKVVIIAVKDYEAQRKAGQNPEFDPESLGIKNTSCWNKN, encoded by the coding sequence ATGGTGCTTGATAGTTTCTTAAATTTTTTAAACGGCAAAATGGACATAGCCAACGACTTTTTATATGGATATTTTTTAGTCATTATTCTTGTGGCTACGGGAATTTATTTTAGTTATTTGACTCGTTTTGTGCAGTTTAGGATGTTCTTTGAAGCTTGCAGGGTCTTGGTTGAAAAAAAAGACAAGTACAACAAGCACCATTTAACGCCATTTCAAGCACTTATGATCTCGACTGCTTCGCGCGTTGGCATAGGCAATATTGCTGGAATTTCAGCTGCTATCGCCGCGGGCGGTCCTGGTGCTCTTTTTTGGATGTGCTTGATGGCATTTTTAGGATCAGCTTCGGCTTTTATAGAAAGTACACTAGCGCAAATTTATAAAACAAAAGACGTTTTTGGGTTTAAAGGCGGTCCAGCTTATTACATCAAAAATGGACTTGGCGTAAAGTGGCTAGCTTCGCTTTTTGCGGTTATTCTCATCATCACCTACGCATACGGCTTTAACGGCCTTCAAAGCTACACCATGACATCAGCGTTTGAAATTTACTACGACAAAGCTGGTAGCAACGTTAGCTTTGCACAAAGCGGCCTACCTGTTGGCATCGGCCTTATTCTTACGGCATTTGCGGCGGTAATGTTTTTTAGCAAAAGTCACATCATCGGTAAAGTAAGCTCATACATCGTGCCGTTCATGGCACTTGCCTACATCTCGCTAGCACTTATTGCTATCGTTTTAAATTTCAAAGAAATTCCTGATGTTGTTAAGATGATTTTAGAAAATGCCTTTGATTTTAAAGCGATATTTGGCGGATTTGCCGGCAGCGTGATCGTAATAGGCATCAAAAGAGGCCTTTTCTCAAACGAAGCTGGCATGGGTTCAGCTCCAAACGCAGCAGCTGCAGCACATACTAGCCACCCAGTAAAACAAGGCCTGGTTCAAGCAATGGCAGTCTTTATAGACATGACGATATGTATCGCCTCTGGTATGATCGTGCTATTTTCACAGGCCTATCTTACGAAACAAACTGGCTCAAGTGGCGAGGTGCTAACAGCACTTCCTCTCGTTCAAGCCGCAATGAAAGAGTATTTTGGTGAATTTGGAGTTCATTTTACCACTCTTGCAGTCGTACTTTTTGCCATCACTTCGCTTATTGGCAACTACTACTACGCTCAGGCAAATATGAAATTTTTAACCAAAAACCACAAGCTTACATTGCTATTTAAGATAACAGCTGTCGTTATGATATTTATTGGTGCTCAGATGAATTTAAAACTCGCTTGGAATATCGCTGATATCACAATGGCTGCAATGGCAACTATCAACATCATCGCTATATTCTTACTTTCAAAAGTAGTGATAATAGCAGTCAAAGACTACGAAGCTCAAAGAAAAGCTGGGCAAAATCCAGAATTTGACCCAGAAAGTCTTGGTATAAAAAATACAAGTTGCTGGAATAAAAACTAA
- a CDS encoding DKNYY domain-containing protein, whose protein sequence is MRKIATKILYLFVILTLFFVLAMLYLWREGEHQRGFANIDNSEFYRSPEGKIYVQISGSGKYELKGVDEASFRVLKLKHAYDYSNAAADKNSVYCAREILPGLDPSSTKALGNGYISDGKISYYCSSRSEKKAGFNEFIAVMKSLAHVFIKSYDDSSYFYRTKLVESANLEPIFDASFARDGSILYYKGEKLDAKPSELRYITAENGAPSGYYTDGKSLFLGFYKLDASYTDEVCQICYDPKHDIEYLFEPKSGAAFANEHKFNAQNMPYSAIYSVDNVHSFWPLFASKDGIYFWDSSKNEQAKISDYQLKGELKRLYADVFVDENSAYFLQQGEEWQRSKHGSHLEAQTVSLYKFAPSSSWREVGLVKDGEYGAVYANGDKFYFFSKIKPFYCIKHSVYEVAELSVIEILTRASKELSAKDISEMIKRGELVEVSGEEVARSRIEYDSPKIILYITFGIAFVVIALTTLAKPKRDKSDLR, encoded by the coding sequence ATGAGAAAAATTGCGACTAAGATCCTTTATCTTTTTGTCATTTTGACACTATTTTTTGTTTTGGCTATGCTTTATCTGTGGCGTGAGGGAGAGCATCAAAGAGGCTTTGCAAACATTGATAATAGCGAGTTTTACCGCTCGCCTGAGGGTAAAATTTACGTTCAAATTTCAGGCAGTGGCAAGTATGAGCTAAAAGGCGTCGATGAGGCTAGTTTTAGGGTCTTAAAGCTAAAACACGCGTATGACTACTCAAACGCAGCGGCTGATAAAAACAGTGTCTATTGCGCTAGAGAAATTTTGCCTGGTCTTGATCCAAGCAGCACCAAAGCGCTTGGCAATGGCTATATAAGCGACGGCAAGATAAGCTATTATTGCAGCTCTAGAAGTGAGAAAAAGGCTGGATTTAATGAATTTATCGCCGTCATGAAAAGCCTTGCTCATGTCTTTATAAAAAGCTACGATGATAGCTCATATTTTTATAGGACAAAGCTGGTTGAAAGTGCAAATTTAGAGCCTATATTTGACGCTAGCTTTGCAAGAGATGGCAGCATACTTTACTACAAGGGCGAAAAGCTTGACGCGAAGCCTAGCGAGCTAAGATACATCACGGCAGAAAATGGCGCTCCTAGCGGATATTACACAGACGGCAAAAGCCTATTTTTAGGCTTTTATAAGCTTGATGCGAGCTACACAGATGAGGTGTGCCAGATATGTTACGACCCTAAGCATGACATAGAATATCTTTTTGAACCAAAAAGTGGGGCGGCGTTTGCAAATGAGCATAAATTTAACGCTCAAAATATGCCTTATAGTGCCATTTATAGCGTGGATAACGTGCACTCGTTTTGGCCTCTTTTTGCCAGCAAAGATGGAATTTACTTTTGGGATAGCAGCAAAAACGAGCAAGCTAAAATTTCAGACTACCAGCTAAAAGGCGAGCTAAAAAGGCTCTATGCTGACGTTTTTGTAGATGAAAATTCAGCATATTTCTTGCAGCAAGGCGAAGAGTGGCAGCGCTCAAAGCATGGCAGTCACTTAGAGGCACAAACTGTATCTTTATATAAATTTGCCCCAAGCAGCTCTTGGCGCGAAGTAGGGCTGGTAAAAGATGGCGAATATGGCGCAGTTTATGCAAATGGCGATAAGTTCTATTTTTTTAGCAAGATAAAGCCATTTTACTGCATAAAGCACAGCGTTTATGAGGTGGCAGAGCTTAGTGTCATAGAAATTTTAACAAGAGCGTCTAAAGAGCTCAGCGCAAAAGATATCAGCGAGATGATAAAACGCGGTGAGCTAGTGGAGGTAAGCGGCGAAGAGGTCGCAAGATCGAGGATAGAGTATGACTCGCCAAAGATCATTTTGTATATCACATTTGGCATCGCTTTTGTCGTCATAGCGCTAACAACTCTTGCAAAACCAAAGAGAGATAAAAGCGACTTGAGATAA
- a CDS encoding BCCT family transporter, with amino-acid sequence MFKFQRSKFNNSVFIPSLVIIFLIAAFAAIFPNFSNEFFKGMQNYIAAKFGWFYILAVAVILLSIIILGFSKLGEIKLGADHVKPEHKNISWFSMLFAAGMGIGLVFFGVAEPLMHYLNPPLGDAQTIAAQKLAMNITFFHWGMGAWSVYAIVALILAFFSYRHGLPLTLRSAFYPIIGDKIYGKIGSAIDTFAVVATLFGVATSLGYGVLQVNAGLTHVFGLPTMHITLLIVLCFAATISAASGVDKGIKILSNANIALAICFMFLILFLGDTTQLLKSFVQNSGDYVSTLISNTFNLYAYERQNESWLGGWTLLYWAWWLSWSPFVGLFIAKISKGRTIREFVIGVLFVPTGFTFAWMSFFGNSAIALVQSGFSKLASTVNSDSALALFMFLEKFSFSGVLSTIAVFMIVIFFVTSADSAAIVMNMLCSNGKDDTPVWQKVFWGVTVGVVAAFLMLAGGLGSLQALTITTALPFAIVLLGAIYGLFKALRVDVTKKETNNFNNMPLSDLSKPWQERLSAIITLPSKKDGSKFLNEVVLKAFNELKEEFAKNGLEANVAKAENFVNLNVELGDEMDFRYGVYLTKSQSPDYTRELEGDDLYYRAEVYLKEGGQDYDVLGWSEATLINDVIEQYRKHMQFLHVVRR; translated from the coding sequence ATGTTTAAATTTCAAAGGTCAAAATTTAATAATTCAGTATTTATCCCATCGCTTGTTATCATATTTTTAATAGCGGCATTTGCAGCGATATTTCCAAATTTCTCAAATGAGTTTTTTAAGGGTATGCAAAACTACATCGCGGCCAAATTTGGCTGGTTTTACATCCTGGCCGTCGCCGTCATACTTCTAAGCATCATCATCCTTGGCTTTAGCAAGCTTGGCGAGATTAAGCTCGGAGCCGATCACGTAAAGCCGGAGCACAAAAATATCTCGTGGTTTTCTATGCTTTTTGCCGCCGGTATGGGCATCGGACTTGTGTTTTTTGGCGTGGCCGAGCCGCTCATGCACTATCTAAATCCGCCGCTCGGCGACGCGCAAACTATCGCAGCGCAAAAGCTTGCTATGAATATCACCTTCTTTCACTGGGGTATGGGCGCATGGTCGGTTTATGCTATCGTGGCGCTAATTCTAGCCTTTTTCTCGTATAGGCACGGCTTGCCGCTCACGCTTAGATCGGCGTTTTATCCGATCATCGGCGATAAAATTTACGGCAAGATAGGTAGCGCCATCGACACATTTGCCGTCGTGGCGACGCTTTTTGGCGTAGCGACCTCGCTAGGATACGGCGTACTTCAGGTAAATGCCGGCCTTACGCACGTTTTTGGCCTACCGACCATGCATATTACGCTTCTTATCGTGCTTTGTTTTGCAGCGACCATCTCAGCGGCAAGCGGCGTGGATAAGGGGATAAAAATTTTATCAAACGCAAACATCGCGCTAGCTATATGTTTTATGTTTTTGATACTATTTTTGGGCGATACGACGCAGCTCTTAAAGTCGTTTGTACAAAACAGCGGCGACTACGTCTCGACGCTTATTTCAAACACCTTTAACCTCTACGCCTATGAGAGGCAAAATGAGAGCTGGCTTGGCGGTTGGACGCTGCTATACTGGGCTTGGTGGCTATCTTGGTCGCCGTTTGTGGGGCTGTTTATCGCCAAAATTTCAAAGGGTAGGACGATAAGAGAATTCGTCATAGGCGTGCTTTTCGTGCCAACCGGCTTTACCTTTGCTTGGATGAGTTTTTTTGGTAACTCGGCGATCGCGCTTGTGCAAAGTGGCTTTAGCAAGCTTGCGAGCACGGTAAATTCCGACTCGGCTTTGGCGCTTTTTATGTTTTTGGAGAAATTTAGTTTTTCAGGCGTGCTAAGCACGATCGCAGTCTTTATGATCGTCATATTTTTCGTCACTTCGGCCGACTCAGCGGCGATCGTGATGAACATGCTTTGCTCAAACGGCAAGGACGATACGCCGGTTTGGCAAAAGGTCTTTTGGGGCGTTACAGTGGGCGTCGTGGCGGCATTTTTGATGCTAGCCGGCGGCCTTGGCTCGCTTCAAGCACTTACGATAACTACGGCGTTGCCGTTCGCTATCGTGCTACTTGGCGCCATTTACGGGCTATTTAAAGCCTTGCGCGTCGATGTGACCAAAAAAGAGACAAATAACTTTAACAACATGCCTCTTAGCGATCTTTCAAAGCCTTGGCAAGAGCGACTAAGCGCGATCATCACGCTACCTAGCAAAAAAGACGGCAGTAAATTTCTAAACGAAGTCGTGCTAAAAGCTTTTAACGAGCTAAAAGAGGAATTTGCCAAAAACGGCCTTGAGGCAAATGTCGCAAAGGCTGAAAATTTCGTAAATTTAAACGTCGAACTTGGCGATGAGATGGACTTTAGATACGGCGTATATCTCACCAAAAGCCAGAGCCCGGACTACACGAGAGAGCTTGAGGGCGACGATCTTTACTACAGAGCCGAGGTATATCTAAAAGAGGGCGGTCAGGACTACGACGTGCTTGGCTGGAGCGAGGCCACGCTGATAAACGACGTAATCGAGCAGTACCGCAAACATATGCAGTTTTTGCATGTCGTTAGAAGGTAG
- the abc-f gene encoding ribosomal protection-like ABC-F family protein, producing MALIDLIDVSKKFGANEILNAVNFSVNENEKIAIIGKNGSGKSTLMKIISGEVAADSGRRIVQSLISVEMLAQTPNFNATFTVRQALNNELKEIFDAISKYEKSGVLLANDPENKEILKEQERLLKFIEAKDGWNIEHKIERILQEFKLKEYENRPICSLSGGEIRRVALGALILKKPDVLLLDEPTNHLDVYMVKFLEDMLKSSNQSIVFISHDRYFIDALATRCVEVEDASLKNFEGGYANYLTKKEEILASLAKSHETLLKQLKAEEEWLRRGVKARLKRNEGRKERVLAMREEAKKNPGVIRRVRLELERASKNFNQTQSQNRKKMLFEFKNLSKSIDGKVLFEKFDARVLQGERIAIVGRNGSGKSTLLKILLGLEKPSSGEIKRGEVSIGYFDQARNVLDDEKSLIETFCPNGGDHVLVRGRNMHVYGYLKNFLFPKEFLDKKIGVLSGGEKNRVALAMLFTKTYDVLVLDEPTNDLDIATINILEDYLQSFEGAILLVSHDRYFVDKMASKLWAFEGTKINVLHEEYSVYLELEDEMKELDKFEKELSNSQNETKQKSKSGVKLSYKQTQILNTYPDKISALEIRITELNEALSDPKIYQELGLTTLYNELEAAKAELEELENDYFEVLEIAEGLE from the coding sequence ATGGCATTAATCGACCTGATAGACGTAAGTAAAAAATTTGGTGCAAATGAGATTTTAAACGCTGTAAATTTTAGTGTAAATGAAAATGAAAAAATAGCGATCATCGGTAAAAACGGCAGCGGTAAAAGCACGCTTATGAAGATCATCTCTGGCGAGGTGGCAGCTGATAGTGGTAGGCGCATAGTGCAGAGTTTAATAAGCGTCGAAATGCTGGCACAAACTCCAAATTTTAACGCAACTTTTACCGTAAGGCAGGCGCTAAATAACGAGCTAAAAGAGATATTTGACGCGATAAGCAAATATGAAAAGAGCGGCGTTTTGCTAGCAAATGACCCAGAGAACAAAGAAATTTTAAAAGAGCAGGAGAGGCTTTTAAAATTTATAGAGGCAAAGGACGGCTGGAATATCGAGCATAAGATCGAGCGAATTTTGCAAGAATTTAAGCTAAAAGAGTATGAGAACAGACCCATTTGCTCGCTAAGTGGCGGCGAGATCAGACGCGTGGCACTGGGTGCGCTCATCCTTAAAAAGCCAGATGTGCTGCTACTTGATGAGCCAACAAACCACCTTGATGTCTATATGGTCAAATTTCTTGAAGATATGCTTAAAAGCTCAAATCAAAGCATAGTTTTTATAAGCCACGATAGGTATTTTATCGATGCGCTGGCAACCAGGTGCGTTGAGGTTGAGGATGCAAGCTTAAAAAATTTCGAGGGTGGATATGCAAACTATCTAACCAAAAAAGAGGAAATTTTAGCAAGCCTTGCAAAGTCGCATGAGACTCTGCTAAAACAGCTAAAGGCTGAAGAGGAGTGGTTAAGAAGAGGCGTGAAAGCTAGGCTAAAGCGAAACGAGGGTAGAAAAGAGCGGGTGCTTGCTATGCGAGAAGAAGCCAAGAAAAACCCAGGCGTGATAAGGCGTGTGAGACTTGAGCTAGAGCGTGCGAGTAAAAATTTCAACCAAACGCAGAGCCAAAACCGCAAAAAAATGCTCTTTGAGTTTAAAAATTTAAGCAAAAGCATAGACGGCAAGGTGCTTTTTGAAAAATTTGACGCAAGGGTATTACAAGGCGAGAGGATCGCCATAGTGGGGCGAAATGGTAGCGGCAAAAGCACGCTACTTAAAATTTTGCTAGGACTTGAAAAGCCAAGTAGCGGCGAGATAAAAAGAGGCGAGGTGAGTATCGGCTACTTTGATCAAGCTAGAAATGTCCTTGACGATGAAAAGAGCCTTATAGAGACCTTTTGCCCAAACGGCGGCGATCACGTGCTTGTTCGTGGGCGAAATATGCACGTTTATGGCTATCTTAAAAATTTCCTCTTTCCAAAGGAATTTCTGGATAAAAAGATAGGCGTTTTAAGTGGCGGCGAGAAAAACCGTGTCGCACTTGCGATGCTTTTTACCAAAACTTACGATGTGCTGGTGCTTGACGAGCCGACAAATGACCTTGATATCGCAACTATTAATATTTTAGAGGACTACTTACAAAGCTTTGAGGGGGCGATCTTGCTTGTTAGCCACGATAGATATTTTGTCGATAAGATGGCGAGCAAACTCTGGGCGTTTGAGGGCACGAAGATAAATGTCTTGCACGAAGAGTATAGCGTCTATTTGGAGCTTGAAGATGAGATGAAAGAGCTTGATAAATTTGAAAAAGAGCTCTCAAATAGCCAAAATGAAACCAAACAAAAGAGTAAATCTGGCGTAAAACTAAGTTATAAACAAACGCAAATTTTAAACACATATCCAGATAAAATTTCAGCCCTTGAAATAAGAATAACCGAGCTAAACGAGGCTCTAAGCGACCCTAAAATTTATCAAGAACTAGGTCTTACCACGCTTTATAACGAGCTAGAAGCGGCAAAAGCCGAGCTTGAAGAGCTTGAAAATGACTATTTTGAAGTGCTAGAGATTGCCGAGGGGCTGGAGTAG
- the modD gene encoding ModD protein: protein MTLSDAEILSYINEDIPYFDLTTSLQNIDKNALLEIYSRDEICVSCVDVAASIARLLSCESQIFVQNSQICKAGDVIIKIYGNYENVHKAWKLAQVALEYASAIATYTNKMVNATKYVNEKCEVLATRKSFPFAKKFCVKAVLEGGGGIHRLGLSDSILFFKNHMKAYGSFDKFLSHLPEFKAKMAERKVCIEAENLDEANKLLKVNCDVVQCDKFSPELIENVLSLRDEISPNTIILAAGGINLSNVKEYAKADAIVTSAMYSKGVADISTRLEIL, encoded by the coding sequence ATGACACTTAGCGACGCAGAAATTCTAAGCTATATAAACGAAGATATACCTTACTTTGATCTTACTACGTCGCTTCAAAATATCGATAAAAATGCCTTACTTGAAATTTATTCACGCGATGAAATTTGTGTTAGCTGCGTTGATGTAGCCGCTAGCATCGCGAGGTTACTTTCATGCGAAAGTCAAATTTTTGTGCAAAATTCTCAAATTTGCAAGGCTGGCGATGTGATCATAAAAATTTATGGAAACTATGAAAACGTGCATAAGGCTTGGAAGTTAGCTCAAGTCGCACTAGAATATGCCAGTGCCATCGCAACTTATACAAATAAAATGGTAAATGCCACAAAGTACGTCAATGAAAAATGTGAAGTGTTGGCAACTAGAAAGAGTTTTCCATTTGCTAAGAAATTTTGCGTAAAAGCCGTACTTGAAGGCGGTGGTGGCATCCATAGGCTTGGGCTTAGCGATAGTATTTTATTTTTTAAAAACCACATGAAAGCCTACGGTAGCTTTGATAAATTTTTATCGCATTTGCCAGAGTTTAAAGCAAAAATGGCTGAGCGAAAAGTATGCATTGAAGCTGAAAATTTAGACGAAGCAAATAAGCTTTTAAAAGTAAACTGCGACGTCGTGCAGTGCGATAAATTTAGTCCAGAGCTCATCGAAAATGTACTCTCTTTAAGAGATGAGATTTCGCCAAATACCATTATCCTAGCAGCTGGTGGTATAAATTTATCAAATGTAAAAGAATACGCAAAAGCCGATGCGATAGTAACGTCAGCTATGTATTCAAAAGGCGTTGCTGATATCAGCACCAGACTTGAGATTTTATAA
- a CDS encoding helicase has protein sequence MKNETKISGKLLDINTHRQVSKVGMGITLASVCLSALFMKRNKSIKKFHVASGIAFTCFALYHAGLYDNGIFKKMIIKAKNEVKKA, from the coding sequence TTGAAAAACGAAACAAAAATAAGTGGTAAACTACTTGATATAAACACTCATAGACAAGTATCAAAAGTCGGTATGGGCATCACTTTAGCCTCAGTTTGCTTAAGTGCCCTTTTTATGAAAAGAAATAAAAGCATTAAGAAATTTCATGTTGCTTCAGGCATTGCATTTACCTGCTTTGCTCTTTATCATGCTGGGCTTTATGATAATGGAATCTTCAAAAAAATGATAATAAAAGCAAAAAATGAGGTAAAAAAGGCATAA
- a CDS encoding MATE family efflux transporter, with protein sequence MNLSMRKLVVPIFLDMFLHFITLIINTYMVTKVSVHLVGAMGAGNQVMDLFMTIFNFLSIGCSVVVAQALGAKKNDLASNVIHASITSNTLFGIFSAIIIYVFGYNILNLLNVPKELINDSFSYLHILGFALLFDGIGMVLAAVLRVYNLATAVMLTSVLMNVITILGNAISLFGWFNLPNLGLQGVAISTLVGRLVGIFVLAYMLSQKAKVKIYFKKLLVVPFEILKKILSIGLPSAGENLLWMAQYMVAFGFVASMGEASLSVQTIYFQITLLILLCGASISVANEVIVGHLVGASEFNEAYTRTFRALRLGVFITLVVVLIAYALKYQIMDALNLNENLRAIMLPLFTLSIFLEAGRTFNIVIVNALRASGDAKFPLITGLIFMWGLSLPLGYFLGIYLGWGIIGVWIGFCADEWLRGLANTWRWRSKKWQSKRLV encoded by the coding sequence ATGAACTTATCTATGAGAAAACTCGTAGTTCCGATATTTTTGGATATGTTTTTACACTTCATTACGCTCATCATCAACACCTACATGGTTACAAAAGTGAGTGTGCATCTAGTTGGTGCAATGGGTGCTGGCAATCAAGTGATGGATCTTTTTATGACCATTTTTAACTTCCTAAGCATTGGCTGTTCAGTCGTCGTCGCCCAAGCGCTGGGAGCTAAAAAGAACGATCTTGCCTCAAACGTTATACACGCAAGTATCACGTCAAATACGCTCTTTGGTATCTTCTCAGCTATCATTATCTACGTCTTTGGCTACAACATCTTAAATTTACTAAACGTGCCAAAAGAGCTTATAAATGATAGCTTCTCATATCTTCACATCCTTGGCTTTGCCCTACTTTTTGATGGCATCGGCATGGTGCTAGCTGCGGTGCTTCGTGTTTATAACCTGGCAACTGCTGTAATGCTAACTTCGGTTTTAATGAACGTAATTACGATTTTAGGCAACGCTATCTCCCTTTTTGGCTGGTTTAATCTGCCAAATTTAGGCCTACAAGGAGTTGCTATCTCAACACTTGTTGGCAGACTAGTAGGCATTTTTGTGCTAGCTTATATGCTAAGTCAAAAGGCAAAAGTTAAAATTTATTTTAAAAAGCTACTTGTCGTGCCATTTGAAATTTTAAAGAAAATCCTCTCAATCGGCCTTCCAAGCGCAGGTGAAAATTTACTCTGGATGGCGCAATACATGGTCGCTTTTGGCTTTGTGGCAAGCATGGGCGAGGCTAGCCTTAGCGTGCAGACCATTTACTTTCAGATCACGCTTCTTATCTTGCTTTGTGGAGCGAGTATCAGTGTGGCAAACGAGGTCATCGTTGGGCATTTAGTTGGAGCAAGCGAGTTTAACGAGGCCTATACAAGGACATTTAGAGCGCTAAGACTTGGAGTTTTTATCACACTCGTAGTCGTGCTTATAGCTTATGCACTAAAGTATCAAATCATGGACGCACTAAATTTAAACGAAAATTTACGTGCGATCATGCTACCGCTTTTTACACTTTCGATATTTCTTGAAGCGGGCAGAACCTTTAACATCGTCATCGTAAATGCCCTTCGTGCAAGCGGCGACGCAAAATTTCCACTCATAACTGGCCTTATATTTATGTGGGGGCTCTCGCTGCCACTTGGATACTTTTTGGGCATCTATCTTGGTTGGGGGATCATCGGCGTTTGGATAGGTTTTTGTGCTGACGAGTGGCTAAGAGGCCTTGCAAATACATGGCGCTGGAGAAGCAAAAAATGGCAATCAAAACGCCTAGTTTGA
- a CDS encoding DKNYY domain-containing protein — translation MIKKYPIIVIILFFALILFCLYAFMFISTGYIDEDRNKFKEIRGSVFYTTEDDKVYAMVPSGGRFELIGVKASKFKYLDTGKYDNRNVGMSDEAVYCGNLVMSGLGPKSVRALGNGYFSDGKMTYFCNSASVPNLEIRGVIEAWQMISHALLNTPKAQSHIYKFRQVDSLNLSPILGFGYASDGVRVYHEGKELEGANASKMRYIEQASGRKSVHFTTDGENVYYDSTKLGIKFSPQMRDIGEIWRIHYLYEPNSGMVYANDHEFDPQFAPYEPLFNLEDEHAYHALFRGKGGIYHWERKWQWYNSIDEGEFVRDGDDPFKGEITPLYGDVVISDGKTYFLKTYEIWHNTKNDHSLSSRHTCIVRLDTKEQWRKIGLVRNDGYGAVYANGDKTYYFDNVGYGWHFNSSVYDINDLGVVEILTRPYGPNVKNLKLDEIVKMVDQGAMVPADGEVVIDAISDFDDYSQKYGYWIFLAIAFIVSVVGSIFKNKKQAKKLKKKVDDYRL, via the coding sequence ATGATAAAAAAATATCCAATAATCGTCATAATCTTATTTTTTGCTCTTATTTTGTTTTGTCTTTATGCGTTTATGTTTATTTCTACTGGCTATATAGATGAAGATAGGAATAAATTTAAAGAGATAAGAGGTAGTGTATTTTATACCACCGAAGATGATAAAGTCTATGCCATGGTTCCAAGTGGCGGTAGATTTGAGCTAATAGGCGTGAAGGCCAGTAAATTTAAATATCTAGACACTGGCAAATACGATAATAGAAACGTCGGCATGAGCGATGAGGCGGTGTATTGTGGCAACCTCGTTATGAGCGGACTTGGTCCTAAAAGCGTAAGAGCTCTTGGGAATGGATACTTTAGCGACGGTAAGATGACTTATTTTTGCAATAGCGCAAGTGTACCAAATCTTGAGATAAGGGGAGTTATAGAAGCGTGGCAGATGATCTCGCACGCACTTTTAAACACACCAAAAGCACAAAGCCATATCTATAAATTTAGACAAGTTGATAGTCTAAATTTATCTCCAATCTTAGGCTTTGGCTATGCAAGCGACGGCGTGAGGGTCTATCATGAGGGCAAAGAGCTAGAGGGCGCAAATGCCAGCAAAATGCGTTACATCGAGCAGGCATCTGGCAGAAAGAGCGTGCATTTTACAACTGACGGAGAAAATGTCTATTATGACAGCACAAAACTAGGGATCAAATTTAGCCCGCAAATGCGTGATATCGGCGAGATATGGCGCATTCACTATCTTTATGAGCCAAATTCTGGCATGGTCTATGCAAATGATCACGAATTTGACCCACAATTTGCCCCGTACGAGCCGCTTTTTAACCTAGAAGACGAGCACGCCTATCACGCTCTTTTTCGTGGCAAAGGCGGTATCTATCACTGGGAGCGAAAGTGGCAGTGGTATAACAGCATAGATGAGGGCGAGTTTGTAAGAGACGGAGATGATCCATTTAAAGGCGAGATAACGCCGCTATATGGTGACGTGGTGATAAGTGATGGCAAGACATATTTTCTAAAAACCTATGAAATTTGGCACAACACGAAAAATGATCACAGCCTAAGCTCACGCCACACTTGCATCGTAAGGCTTGATACAAAAGAGCAGTGGCGAAAGATAGGGCTTGTAAGAAACGATGGCTACGGAGCGGTTTATGCAAACGGAGATAAGACATATTATTTTGATAACGTCGGCTACGGCTGGCATTTTAACAGCAGCGTTTATGATATAAACGACCTTGGCGTGGTTGAAATTCTCACTCGTCCTTATGGCCCAAATGTTAAGAATTTAAAACTTGATGAGATAGTAAAAATGGTAGATCAAGGCGCTATGGTGCCAGCTGATGGCGAGGTGGTGATCGATGCGATAAGCGACTTTGATGATTACTCGCAAAAATATGGCTACTGGATATTTTTAGCCATCGCATTTATAGTCTCGGTGGTTGGCTCTATTTTTAAAAATAAAAAGCAAGCAAAAAAGCTTAAAAAAAAGGTAGATGATTATAGATTATGA